AGGGCGTTGCATTCACCGAGCATGACGCTAGCTTCTCGCCCGAGCTTCGGCAGGAAATGGTCACGCGCGCCAATGGCCGTGCGACCTTCCCGCAGATATTCATTGGCAACACCCATGTCGGCGGTTGCGACGACCTGCATGACCTCGACGCCCAAGGCAGGCTCGACCAACTTCTTGCAACCGGCGCGTAGACCCGAGGACTGACTATGGCGATTTTCAAGGCGGCAGCGGTGCAGATGCGTTCGGGCAAGGAGCCGGAGCGTAATGCGCGGGATTTCGAGGCGCTGGTCCGCGAGGCCGCCGACCTCGGTGCGACCTATGTCCAGACACCCGAGATGACCGGTGCCATCGTCGGCGACAAGGATGCGCGCGCGGCGGCCTTCACCTCCGAAGACCGCGACCTTATCGTAGCCAGCGGCCGCAAGCTTGCGGCGGAGCTCGGCATTCATCTTCATGTCGGCTCGACGGCCATCGTGCGCGCCGATGGCAAGCTTGCCAACCGGGCCTTCCTGTTCGGGCCTGATGGCGGCACGCTCGCCACCTACGACAAGATCCACATGTTCGACGTCGACCTCGACAATGGCGAGAGCTGGCGCGAATCCTCCGCTTACGAGCCGGGCACGGAAGCCGCCGTCGCCGACACTGCGCTCGCAAAGATCGGCTTTGCCATCTGCTACGACCTGCGCTTCCCGCAGTTGTTCCGCGCCGAGGCACTTGCCGGCGCTGACGTGCTGACAGTTCCCGCCGCCTTCACGCGCCAGACCGGCCTTGCCCACTGGCATCCCTTGCTGCGGGCGCGTGCCATCGAAAATGGCGCTTTCGTCATCGCCTCTGCCCAGGGCGGCAAGCATGAGGACGGCCGTGAGACTT
The nucleotide sequence above comes from Aminobacter aminovorans. Encoded proteins:
- the grxC gene encoding glutaredoxin 3 codes for the protein MVDVTIYTRMMCGYCTAAKRLLERKGVAFTEHDASFSPELRQEMVTRANGRATFPQIFIGNTHVGGCDDLHDLDAQGRLDQLLATGA
- a CDS encoding carbon-nitrogen hydrolase family protein; amino-acid sequence: MAIFKAAAVQMRSGKEPERNARDFEALVREAADLGATYVQTPEMTGAIVGDKDARAAAFTSEDRDLIVASGRKLAAELGIHLHVGSTAIVRADGKLANRAFLFGPDGGTLATYDKIHMFDVDLDNGESWRESSAYEPGTEAAVADTALAKIGFAICYDLRFPQLFRAEALAGADVLTVPAAFTRQTGLAHWHPLLRARAIENGAFVIASAQGGKHEDGRETFGHSLIIDPWGRILAEADHDEPGVVVAEIDTQHSVDARKKIPNLKNAREFGVALRAGQGALRGAAS